The following are from one region of the Plasmodium gaboni strain SY75 chromosome 12, whole genome shotgun sequence genome:
- a CDS encoding hypothetical protein (conserved Plasmodium protein, unknown function): protein MASRRFSICLICDNEGFKWIPLLIKEWKIKYMYCNDEELKNCLVSTFGLVDTVTNTNNNALKYIEGINNENIDLLFLALSTSTFHEVILEYVISQKKFFYIFSSNIPTWNMKKFEKYKTLINNFNPYTNIIYDVKEEFKNINKQFYWNIYNPILNERVFDNLKSGLNELGHIYGAQLECTFIPFTYQNEEGSNILFLRTILIMSLMEFLFDKPKSILAKCYSVKNEASSVQCVAATLLFESLNCNINISVNTFNKIFNLKVYGDNGFIEVTYSNEHNCFQMQRCLNHYEYPNLFVEDAHQNSLNELKYFIEEQVYTNKYINIHLSAIYTSICLWKSNGTNITLDNENNYNNEENKDMINMNKEHSCITALKV, encoded by the exons atggCTTCAAGAAGATTCTCCATATGCTTGATTTGTGATAATGAGGGATTTAAATGGATTCCCTTGTTGATAAAAGAGtggaaaataaaatatatgtattgTAACGATGAGgaattaaaaaattgttTAGTATCAACTTTTGGATTAGTCGATACTGTAACAAATACAAATAACAATgcattaaaatatatagagggaattaataatgaaaatattgatttattatttttagCATTATCTACAAGTACCTTTCATGAAGTTATTTTAGAATATGTGATAAGTCAAAAAAagtttttttatatatttagtTCAAATATTCCAACATGGAATATGAAGAAgtttgaaaaatataaaactttaattaataattttaatccatatacaaatattatatatgatgtaaaagaagaatttaaaaatattaataaacaattttattggaatatatataatccTATATTAAATGAACGTGTTTTTGATAATCTAAAATCAGGCCTTAATGAATTAGGTCATATTTATGGAGCACAACTTGAATGTACTTTTATACCTTTTACTTATCAAAATGAAGAAGGATCcaatattttatttcttagaacaatattaataatgtCTTTGATGGAATTCTTATTTGATAAACCAAAAAGTATATTAGCAAAGTGTTATAGTGTAAAAAATGAAGCTTCCTCAGTGCAATGTGTTGCAGCCACTCTTCTTTTTGAATCACTAAATTGTAATATTAACATATCTGTAAATACGTtcaataaaatattcaacTTGAAGGTATATGGAGATAATGGTTTCATTGAGGTAACCTACAGCAATGAGCACAACT GCTTTCAAATGCAACGTTGTTTAAATCACTACGAATATCCAAACTTATTCGTCGAGGATGCTCACCAAAACTCTCTAAAc gaattgaaatattttatagaAGAACAGGTATATACAAACAAATATATCAACATACATCTTAGCGCAATATATACATCCATATGTCTGTGGAAGAGTAATGGAACCAATATTACGTTAGACAATGAAAacaattataataatgaggaaaataaagatatgATTAATATGAACAAGGAACATAGTTGCATAACTGCTCTGAAGGTATGA